The following proteins come from a genomic window of Streptomyces liliiviolaceus:
- a CDS encoding cellulase family glycosylhydrolase, translating to MRRTRSTTRKNLVSAFLAGLAALLGLVVLGALVPTAAHAQLPGDPPGASPGALATGLHIDDGRLLEGNGNDFVMRGVNHAHTWYPGETQSLADIKALGANSVRVVLSDGHRWSKNSPEDVAAVIAQCKANRLICVLEVHDTTGYGEDAAAGTLDHAADYWIGLKSVLTGQENYVIVNIGNEPWGNTNPAGWTDPTIAAVKKLRAAGFEHTIMVDAPNWGQDWQGVMRANAQAVYDADTTGNLIFSIHMYSVFDTAAEITDYLNAFVTAGLPILIGEFGGPADQYGDPDEDTMMATAQQLRLGYLAWSWSGNTDPILDLTIGFDPAQLSSWGQRIFNGANGIAQTSKEATIYGGGTPGDTQAPTAPGTPGASAVAATSVTLTWTAATDNVGVTAYDIVRVSGSSETTVAAATTNTATVTGLTANTAYTFAVYARDAAGNRSPRSATVTVTTADGGSTPGTSCSVGYRVSNEWPGGFQGEITIRNTGTAAISGWKLVFAFANGQTVSNMWGGTPTQSGATVSVANASYTATIPASGSVTVGFTANKGTTNTAPSAFTLNGSTCATV from the coding sequence GTGAGAAGAACAAGAAGCACGACACGGAAGAACCTCGTCAGCGCGTTCCTCGCCGGGCTGGCCGCCCTGCTCGGGCTCGTCGTTCTCGGCGCGCTCGTACCGACCGCCGCACACGCCCAGTTGCCCGGAGACCCGCCCGGCGCGTCCCCGGGCGCCCTCGCGACCGGCCTCCATATCGACGACGGCCGCCTGCTCGAAGGCAACGGCAACGATTTCGTCATGCGCGGCGTCAACCACGCCCACACCTGGTACCCGGGCGAGACGCAGTCACTGGCCGACATAAAGGCGCTCGGAGCCAACTCCGTCCGCGTCGTCCTCTCCGACGGACACCGCTGGAGCAAGAACAGCCCCGAGGACGTGGCCGCCGTCATCGCCCAGTGCAAGGCCAACCGGCTGATCTGCGTACTGGAGGTGCACGACACCACCGGCTACGGCGAGGACGCCGCGGCCGGCACGCTCGACCACGCGGCCGACTACTGGATCGGCCTCAAGAGCGTGCTCACCGGCCAGGAGAACTACGTCATCGTCAACATCGGCAACGAGCCCTGGGGCAACACCAACCCCGCGGGCTGGACCGATCCCACGATCGCCGCCGTGAAGAAGCTGCGCGCCGCCGGGTTCGAGCACACCATCATGGTGGACGCGCCCAACTGGGGCCAGGACTGGCAAGGAGTCATGCGGGCCAACGCCCAGGCCGTCTACGACGCCGACACCACCGGCAACCTCATCTTCTCGATCCACATGTACAGCGTCTTCGACACCGCGGCGGAGATCACCGACTACCTGAACGCGTTCGTCACCGCCGGACTCCCCATCCTCATCGGAGAGTTCGGCGGTCCGGCCGACCAGTACGGCGACCCGGACGAGGACACCATGATGGCCACGGCGCAGCAGTTGCGCCTCGGCTACCTCGCCTGGTCCTGGAGCGGCAACACCGATCCGATCCTGGACCTCACGATCGGCTTCGACCCCGCACAGCTCAGCTCCTGGGGCCAGCGCATCTTCAACGGCGCCAACGGCATCGCCCAGACCTCCAAGGAGGCCACGATCTACGGCGGCGGCACCCCGGGTGACACCCAGGCACCGACCGCGCCGGGCACCCCGGGTGCCTCCGCCGTGGCGGCCACCTCGGTGACCCTCACCTGGACCGCCGCCACCGACAACGTGGGCGTCACCGCCTACGACATCGTGCGGGTCAGCGGAAGCAGCGAGACCACGGTCGCCGCGGCCACCACCAACACCGCCACGGTGACCGGGCTCACCGCCAACACGGCGTACACCTTCGCCGTCTACGCGCGGGACGCGGCGGGGAACCGCTCGCCCCGCTCGGCCACGGTGACCGTCACCACCGCCGACGGCGGCAGCACACCCGGCACGAGCTGCTCCGTCGGCTACCGCGTCAGCAACGAGTGGCCGGGCGGCTTCCAGGGCGAGATCACCATCCGCAACACGGGCACCGCCGCGATCAGCGGCTGGAAGCTGGTCTTCGCCTTCGCCAACGGCCAGACGGTCTCCAACATGTGGGGTGGCACCCCGACCCAGAGCGGCGCGACGGTGAGTGTCGCCAACGCCTCGTACACCGCCACCATCCCCGCGAGCGGCTCGGTCACCGTCGGCTTCACCGCCAACAAGGGCACCACCAACACCGCCCCGAGCGCGTTCACCCTCAACGGCAGCACCTGCGCCACCGTCTGA
- a CDS encoding nuclear transport factor 2 family protein gives MKYMLLVCGDDTADSSGMTPVEPWVEELSVRRGVRLHGHRLRSPADAVTVRVRDGEVLRTDGPFAETKEHVAGYDILECAGLEEAVEAAAKHPMATVGAMEVRAFWDDEDAEGEIRRLDAELTAAGRQRDFDRAMACYAPDVEVFHPVSGLEQRGVEALRKAEEVWFSTLSGPVEREVLEFRVRVDESIAFSHALVRMRATLAGGQALDTTARVTTGYRLTGDRWLIVHQHTSVPFDTGAPAAAGA, from the coding sequence ATGAAGTACATGCTGCTGGTCTGTGGCGACGACACCGCCGACTCCTCGGGGATGACACCCGTCGAACCATGGGTGGAGGAGCTGAGCGTGCGCCGCGGTGTACGGCTGCACGGCCACCGGCTGCGCTCCCCGGCCGACGCGGTGACCGTGCGCGTGCGCGACGGTGAGGTGCTGCGCACCGACGGGCCGTTCGCGGAGACGAAGGAGCACGTCGCCGGGTACGACATCCTTGAGTGCGCCGGCCTGGAGGAGGCCGTGGAGGCCGCCGCGAAGCATCCGATGGCGACCGTCGGGGCCATGGAGGTGCGCGCGTTCTGGGACGACGAGGACGCCGAGGGGGAGATCCGCCGGCTCGACGCGGAACTGACGGCCGCCGGGCGGCAGCGGGACTTCGACCGGGCGATGGCCTGTTACGCACCGGACGTGGAGGTGTTCCACCCGGTGAGCGGCCTTGAGCAGCGCGGGGTCGAGGCGCTCCGCAAGGCCGAGGAGGTGTGGTTCTCGACGCTGTCCGGGCCGGTGGAGCGCGAGGTGCTCGAATTCCGCGTGCGGGTCGACGAGAGCATCGCCTTCAGCCACGCGCTCGTCCGGATGCGTGCCACACTGGCTGGCGGTCAGGCCCTGGACACCACGGCACGGGTGACCACCGGCTACCGGCTGACGGGCGACCGCTGGCTGATCGTCCATCAGCACACGTCCGTGCCCTTCGACACAGGAGCCCCCGCAGCCGCCGGGGCCTGA
- a CDS encoding energy-coupling factor ABC transporter permease, translating into MHIAEGFLPPAHAVAWGVASAPFVVHGVRSLTREVRAHPESTLLIGASGAFTFVLSALKLPSVTGSCSHPTGTGLGAILFRPPIMAVLGTITLLFQALLLAHGGLTTLGANVFSMAIVGPWAGYAVYRLLRRFDVPLMVAVFFAAFVADLSTYCVTSVQLALAFPDPSSGFLGALGKFGSIFAVTQVPLAVSEGLLTVLVMRLLVQSSKGELTRLGVFLAGRRSPSGRSATNGTPETPKTNDTNDTNETVAR; encoded by the coding sequence ATGCACATAGCCGAGGGTTTCCTTCCTCCGGCGCACGCGGTCGCCTGGGGCGTCGCGTCGGCGCCGTTCGTCGTCCACGGAGTCCGGTCGCTCACCCGTGAGGTCAGAGCACATCCCGAGAGCACGCTCCTCATCGGCGCGTCGGGGGCCTTCACCTTCGTTCTCTCCGCACTGAAACTGCCGTCGGTGACCGGCAGTTGTTCGCATCCCACCGGCACCGGCCTCGGCGCCATCCTGTTCCGGCCGCCGATCATGGCGGTCCTGGGCACCATCACCCTGCTCTTCCAGGCGCTGCTGCTCGCGCACGGCGGACTGACCACGCTGGGCGCCAACGTCTTCTCGATGGCGATCGTCGGCCCGTGGGCCGGCTACGCGGTGTACCGGCTGCTGCGGCGGTTCGACGTGCCGCTGATGGTCGCGGTGTTCTTCGCCGCGTTCGTCGCCGACCTGTCCACCTACTGCGTCACCAGCGTGCAGCTGGCGCTCGCGTTCCCCGACCCGAGCAGTGGGTTCCTGGGCGCGCTCGGCAAGTTCGGCTCGATCTTCGCCGTCACCCAGGTCCCGCTCGCGGTGAGCGAGGGCCTGCTCACGGTGCTCGTGATGCGGCTGCTGGTGCAGTCGAGCAAGGGCGAACTGACCCGGCTCGGTGTGTTCCTGGCCGGCAGGCGGTCCCCTTCCGGCAGGTCCGCAACGAACGGGACGCCCGAGACTCCCAAAACGAACGACACGAACGACACGAACGAGACGGTGGCCCGATGA
- a CDS encoding energy-coupling factor ABC transporter substrate-binding protein, whose translation MSRNAKINALLLFVVAALAVLPLAFGMGDHKEEPFTGADSEAETAITEIEPDYEPWFSPLYEPPSGEIESALFALQAALGAGVLAYYFGLRRGRRQGELRALAQREDGQAPAAEAPVGAGGSAAGENRPTERA comes from the coding sequence ATGAGCCGTAACGCGAAGATCAACGCCCTGCTGCTGTTCGTGGTGGCCGCGCTCGCCGTCCTGCCGCTGGCCTTCGGCATGGGCGACCACAAGGAGGAGCCGTTCACCGGCGCCGACTCGGAGGCGGAGACCGCTATCACCGAGATCGAGCCGGACTACGAGCCGTGGTTCTCACCCCTGTACGAGCCGCCGTCCGGCGAGATCGAGTCGGCGCTGTTCGCCCTCCAGGCCGCCCTCGGCGCGGGCGTCCTCGCCTACTACTTCGGCCTGCGCCGGGGCAGGCGCCAGGGCGAACTGCGGGCCCTGGCACAGCGGGAGGACGGCCAGGCACCGGCGGCGGAGGCACCGGTCGGTGCCGGTGGGTCAGCGGCCGGAGAGAACCGACCGACCGAACGGGCCTGA
- the cbiQ gene encoding cobalt ECF transporter T component CbiQ, producing the protein MLPIDAAAHSSRWRRRHPVDKAVLGLGLTVLAISLPPWPGAALVLVTALTVLLGPAAVPGRRLWRAYRVPLGFCVTGALPLLLQVGGPDGFVTLAEGGPVRAGELLLRTSAASLGVLLFAFTTPLSDLLPRLVNAGVPAPVVDVALVTYRMSFLLLDSVRRIREAQAARLGHTTRAATWRSLAGLGATAFVRAFDRATRLQAGLAGRGYDGTLRVLVPEARISARFTLASVALLAAVAALTFVLERPLR; encoded by the coding sequence GTGCTGCCGATCGACGCGGCGGCGCACAGCAGTCGCTGGCGCCGCCGCCATCCCGTGGACAAGGCCGTGCTCGGTCTCGGCCTGACCGTACTGGCGATCTCCCTCCCGCCCTGGCCGGGCGCGGCCCTGGTCCTGGTGACCGCCCTGACCGTGCTGCTGGGCCCGGCCGCGGTACCCGGCCGACGGCTCTGGCGCGCCTACCGGGTGCCGCTGGGCTTCTGCGTGACCGGTGCGCTGCCGCTGCTGCTCCAGGTCGGCGGCCCGGACGGGTTCGTGACGCTGGCCGAGGGCGGTCCGGTGCGCGCCGGGGAACTCCTGCTGCGTACCTCGGCCGCCTCCCTCGGCGTGCTCCTGTTCGCGTTCACCACTCCCCTGTCCGACCTGCTGCCGCGGCTGGTCAACGCCGGGGTGCCCGCACCGGTCGTCGACGTGGCCCTGGTGACGTACCGGATGAGCTTCCTGCTGCTCGACTCGGTGCGCCGGATCAGGGAGGCGCAGGCCGCCCGGCTCGGACACACCACCCGGGCCGCCACCTGGCGTTCGCTGGCCGGGCTCGGCGCCACCGCCTTCGTGCGGGCCTTCGACCGGGCGACCCGGCTGCAGGCCGGACTGGCGGGCCGCGGTTACGACGGCACCCTGCGCGTCCTGGTACCGGAGGCCCGGATCTCCGCGCGCTTCACCCTCGCCAGTGTCGCGCTGCTCGCGGCGGTGGCCGCACTCACCTTCGTACTGGAAAGGCCGCTGCGATGA
- a CDS encoding energy-coupling factor ABC transporter ATP-binding protein produces MSEPVLVALRGASYAYEDGPTVLSGLDFEVRAGRALALLGRNGSGKTTLMRLLSGGLRPHSGQLTVEDRPVRYDRKGLTLLRTTVQLVVQDPDDQLFAASVFQDVSFGPLNLGLPDTEVRARVDEALAALDISALAERPTHLLSYGQRKRTAIAGAVAMRPRVLILDEPTAGLDPDGQERLIATLDGLRESGTTVVMATHDVDLALRWADDAALLTPSGAVTGPADATLARTDLLEQAGLRLPWGIAVAELLRAQGLLTSPDTGPRTAEELAAMASRRSAPPVPADN; encoded by the coding sequence ATGAGCGAGCCCGTGCTGGTCGCCCTGCGGGGCGCGTCCTACGCGTACGAGGACGGCCCGACCGTGCTCAGCGGCCTCGACTTCGAGGTGCGCGCGGGGCGGGCGCTCGCCCTGCTCGGCCGCAACGGCAGTGGCAAGACCACCCTGATGCGGCTGCTCAGCGGCGGACTGCGCCCGCACAGCGGGCAGTTGACCGTGGAGGACCGGCCGGTCCGGTACGACCGCAAGGGCCTGACCCTGCTGCGCACGACCGTCCAGCTGGTGGTCCAGGACCCGGACGACCAGTTGTTCGCCGCGTCCGTCTTCCAGGACGTGTCGTTCGGTCCGCTGAACCTCGGCCTGCCCGACACCGAGGTACGGGCCCGGGTGGACGAGGCGCTCGCCGCGCTGGACATCTCGGCCCTGGCCGAACGCCCCACCCATCTGCTCTCCTACGGGCAGCGCAAGCGGACCGCGATCGCGGGCGCCGTGGCGATGCGGCCGCGGGTCCTGATCCTCGACGAACCGACCGCGGGGCTGGACCCGGACGGCCAGGAGCGGCTGATCGCGACCCTGGACGGGCTGCGTGAGAGCGGCACGACCGTGGTGATGGCGACGCACGACGTGGACCTCGCCCTGCGCTGGGCCGACGACGCGGCCCTGCTCACCCCGTCCGGAGCGGTCACCGGCCCCGCGGACGCGACCCTGGCCCGTACGGACCTCCTGGAGCAGGCGGGACTGCGACTGCCCTGGGGGATCGCCGTGGCCGAACTGCTGCGCGCGCAGGGCCTGTTGACCTCTCCGGACACCGGCCCGCGCACCGCGGAGGAACTGGCCGCGATGGCCTCACGGCGTTCCGCTCCCCCGGTGCCGGCCGACAACTGA
- a CDS encoding serine/threonine-protein kinase, which produces MNNGDSGRRVIDGRFRLEARLGGGGMGTVWRATDLALHRNVAVKEVRPPDIDLAEYDPQGARLLRERVLREARALARIDHPNVVTIHHIVDGGEGTYPWIVMELVGGGSLADRLERGPTDPVETARIGREVLAALRAAHDAGIQHRDVKPANVLLRPDGRPVLTDFGIAAIRESTALTATGSIIGTPDYMAPERIAGDDGGPASDLWSLAMMLYAAVEGHHPLRRGTTMATLAAVLYENVPPPRKAGPLADALMRVLVRDPQARPDAGTFDRMLTAVSAGAGVGTSAGVAAAPGEAVADAVPAARTEPTSYRLTPPQDAVPRSPGPAPVRPARRGRRAAVALSAVGTVLVGVLAWTLLPDSEGSGSSASGDSTNGATADPSADTSSTGTADKSPTPRRTERKTPTNLLTPDGIRTAVKALEKETGRDRYGNLTVYPEYVSAQVMVEGSRTGYQQYTYYVGRGVQETPIKAQLAGGAQPMTLDGLAWDRLPALLAEAEKKLNVDDATTRYLVVKSPNDLFDRGAEMLVYLSDEYNRSGYLQADARGKVTRVTPAD; this is translated from the coding sequence ATGAACAACGGGGACTCCGGCAGACGGGTCATCGACGGACGGTTCCGGCTGGAGGCACGGCTCGGCGGCGGTGGGATGGGCACGGTCTGGCGGGCCACGGACCTGGCCCTGCACCGTAACGTGGCCGTCAAGGAGGTCAGGCCCCCGGACATCGACCTCGCCGAGTACGACCCGCAGGGTGCGCGGCTGCTGCGGGAACGGGTGCTGCGCGAGGCCAGGGCACTCGCGAGGATCGACCACCCGAACGTCGTGACGATCCATCACATCGTCGACGGCGGCGAAGGAACGTACCCGTGGATCGTGATGGAACTGGTCGGCGGCGGCTCGCTCGCCGACCGTCTGGAGCGGGGCCCGACGGACCCCGTGGAGACGGCACGGATCGGGCGGGAGGTCCTGGCCGCGCTGCGGGCCGCGCACGACGCCGGCATCCAGCACCGGGACGTCAAGCCCGCCAACGTCCTGCTGCGCCCCGACGGCCGCCCCGTGCTCACGGACTTCGGGATCGCGGCGATCCGCGAGTCGACGGCCCTCACCGCCACCGGCTCGATCATCGGTACGCCCGACTACATGGCACCCGAGCGCATCGCGGGCGACGACGGCGGGCCGGCATCGGACCTGTGGTCGCTGGCGATGATGCTGTACGCCGCCGTCGAGGGCCACCATCCGCTGCGCAGGGGCACGACGATGGCCACCCTCGCGGCCGTCCTGTACGAGAACGTTCCGCCGCCCCGCAAGGCGGGCCCGCTGGCGGACGCGTTGATGCGGGTGCTGGTGCGGGACCCCCAGGCACGCCCGGACGCCGGGACGTTCGACCGCATGCTGACGGCCGTGAGCGCGGGCGCGGGCGTGGGCACGAGCGCGGGCGTGGCCGCGGCTCCCGGCGAGGCTGTGGCCGACGCCGTACCCGCGGCCCGTACGGAACCCACCTCCTACCGGCTCACGCCCCCGCAGGATGCCGTGCCCCGGTCGCCCGGCCCGGCCCCCGTACGACCCGCGCGGCGGGGACGCCGGGCCGCGGTCGCGCTGTCCGCCGTCGGAACGGTGCTGGTGGGTGTGCTGGCCTGGACCCTGCTGCCCGACTCGGAGGGCTCGGGATCGTCGGCCTCGGGCGATTCCACGAACGGAGCGACGGCGGATCCGTCGGCCGACACCTCCTCGACGGGAACGGCCGACAAGAGCCCCACGCCCCGGCGGACGGAACGGAAGACGCCCACGAACCTGCTGACACCGGACGGCATCCGCACCGCGGTCAAGGCCCTGGAGAAGGAGACGGGCCGCGACCGGTACGGCAACCTGACGGTCTACCCCGAATACGTCTCCGCGCAGGTGATGGTCGAGGGCAGCCGGACCGGTTACCAGCAGTACACCTACTACGTGGGCCGGGGCGTCCAGGAGACCCCGATCAAGGCGCAGCTGGCCGGCGGGGCCCAGCCGATGACCCTGGACGGCCTCGCCTGGGACAGGCTCCCCGCGCTGCTCGCCGAGGCGGAGAAGAAGCTGAACGTCGACGACGCGACCACCCGCTACCTCGTGGTCAAGTCACCGAACGACCTGTTCGACCGGGGCGCAGAGATGCTTGTCTACCTCTCCGACGAGTACAACAGGAGCGGCTATCTGCAGGCCGACGCCCGCGGGAAGGTGACCAGGGTGACCCCCGCGGACTGA
- a CDS encoding GNAT family N-acetyltransferase, translated as MRPQPSIRPYRPADRAAVADICVRTALDGGDSRERYPDEELMPSLFAAPYCHLEPELAFVLDDGSGRAVGYVLGTADTERFVEHFRTAWIPRVAGRYPEPTAQPRTPSEEMIVLLHTPERMILPDLAAYPAHLHIDLLPDWQRRGFGRGLMRTFLAALHDRGVPAVHLGMVTANTAARAFYDRLGFHEIPVPDPGPLTYLGRPTAAGTP; from the coding sequence ATGCGCCCACAGCCGAGCATCCGCCCCTACCGACCCGCCGACCGTGCCGCCGTCGCCGACATCTGTGTGCGAACCGCCCTGGACGGAGGGGATTCGCGGGAGCGCTACCCCGACGAGGAGCTGATGCCGTCCCTCTTCGCCGCGCCCTACTGCCACCTGGAGCCGGAACTCGCCTTCGTCCTGGACGACGGATCGGGCCGCGCGGTCGGCTACGTCCTCGGCACCGCCGACACGGAACGGTTCGTCGAGCACTTCCGCACGGCCTGGATCCCGCGGGTCGCCGGACGCTATCCCGAACCCACCGCGCAACCCCGGACACCCAGCGAGGAGATGATCGTCCTCCTGCACACCCCCGAGCGGATGATCCTGCCCGACCTGGCCGCGTATCCGGCACATCTGCACATCGACCTCCTGCCGGACTGGCAGCGCCGGGGCTTCGGGCGGGGACTGATGAGGACGTTCCTCGCCGCCCTGCACGACCGCGGCGTCCCGGCGGTCCATCTGGGCATGGTCACCGCCAACACCGCCGCGCGGGCCTTCTACGACCGCCTCGGCTTCCACGAGATCCCCGTACCCGACCCCGGCCCCCTCACCTACCTCGGCAGGCCGACGGCCGCGGGCACTCCGTGA
- the kstD gene encoding 3-oxosteroid 1-dehydrogenase, which translates to MATSADPARRTNAPRPSSPAGPSRRRVLGAATGTGLALAAGLPGTVRAADLPPLGTYDVVVVGSGAAGMTAALTAAKQGLSCVVVEKAATFGGSAARSGAGIWIPNNPVILAAGVPDTPAKAASYLAAVVGPEVSADRRQAFLGQGPAMISFVMANSPSRFRFMEGYSDYYPELPGGLPGGRSIEPAQLDGNILGAELARLNPPYLPVPSGMVVFSTDYKWLALSAVSVKGAAVATECLARGTRAALLGQKPLTMGQSLAAGLRAGLLAAQVPVWLNTPLTELYTENGTTAGAVVTRNGAPGLVRARRGVIVGSGGFEHNAAMRAQYQRQPIGTEWTVGAKENTGDGIRAGQQAGGALDLMDDAWWGPAIPLPGQPYFCLAERTLPGGLLVNAAGARFVNEAAPYSDVVHTMYDRNATAPHIPAWLIVDQNYRNRYLFKDIAPTLVLPDAWYESGAAHKAWTLDALAQAIGVPAAALRTTVDRFNSLARSGTDSDFHRGDSVYDHYYTDPAILPNSCLAPLWLAPYHAFRIVPGDLGTKGGLRTDARARVLRPDGSVVPGLYAAGNASAAVMGHSYAGAGSTIGPAMTFGYIAARDIAAATGT; encoded by the coding sequence ATGGCCACAAGCGCGGACCCCGCAAGACGTACGAACGCCCCTCGCCCCTCCTCCCCCGCCGGCCCGTCCAGACGCCGGGTGCTCGGCGCGGCGACCGGCACGGGCCTCGCGCTCGCCGCCGGACTCCCCGGTACGGTCCGCGCGGCCGACCTGCCCCCGCTCGGCACGTACGACGTCGTCGTGGTCGGGTCCGGCGCGGCGGGGATGACCGCCGCGCTGACGGCCGCGAAACAGGGACTCAGTTGCGTCGTCGTGGAGAAGGCGGCCACCTTCGGCGGTTCGGCGGCCCGCTCGGGCGCCGGGATCTGGATTCCCAACAACCCGGTGATCCTGGCCGCGGGCGTCCCCGACACCCCGGCCAAGGCGGCGAGCTATCTGGCGGCCGTGGTCGGCCCCGAGGTCTCCGCGGACCGCAGACAGGCCTTCCTCGGGCAGGGGCCCGCCATGATCTCCTTCGTCATGGCCAACAGCCCGTCGCGGTTCCGCTTCATGGAGGGCTACAGCGACTACTACCCGGAACTGCCCGGCGGGCTGCCGGGCGGCCGTTCCATCGAACCCGCCCAGCTCGACGGGAACATCCTCGGGGCCGAACTCGCCCGGCTGAACCCCCCGTACCTCCCGGTGCCCAGCGGCATGGTCGTCTTCAGCACCGACTACAAATGGCTCGCCCTCTCCGCGGTCAGCGTGAAAGGAGCCGCCGTCGCCACCGAGTGCCTGGCCCGCGGGACCAGGGCCGCGCTCCTCGGCCAGAAGCCCCTCACCATGGGCCAGTCACTGGCGGCCGGCCTGCGCGCCGGACTGCTCGCGGCCCAGGTGCCGGTGTGGCTGAACACCCCGCTCACCGAGCTGTACACGGAGAACGGCACCACCGCGGGAGCCGTGGTGACCAGGAACGGCGCCCCCGGCCTGGTCAGGGCCCGCCGCGGGGTCATCGTCGGTTCGGGCGGCTTCGAGCACAACGCGGCCATGCGCGCCCAGTACCAGCGACAGCCCATCGGCACGGAGTGGACGGTCGGCGCGAAGGAGAACACGGGTGACGGGATCCGGGCGGGCCAACAGGCGGGCGGCGCCCTCGACCTGATGGACGACGCCTGGTGGGGCCCGGCCATCCCGCTGCCCGGCCAGCCGTACTTCTGCCTCGCCGAACGCACCCTGCCCGGCGGACTCCTGGTCAACGCCGCCGGAGCGCGCTTCGTCAACGAGGCGGCGCCCTACAGCGATGTCGTGCACACCATGTACGACAGGAACGCGACCGCCCCGCACATCCCGGCCTGGCTGATCGTCGACCAGAACTACCGCAACCGCTACCTCTTCAAGGACATCGCCCCGACCCTCGTCCTCCCCGACGCGTGGTACGAGTCAGGCGCCGCCCACAAGGCCTGGACGCTCGACGCCCTCGCCCAGGCGATCGGCGTGCCGGCGGCCGCCCTGCGGACCACCGTCGACCGCTTCAACAGCCTGGCCCGGAGCGGCACCGACAGCGACTTCCACCGTGGCGACAGTGTGTACGACCACTACTACACCGACCCCGCGATCCTCCCGAACTCCTGCCTGGCACCGCTGTGGCTGGCCCCCTACCACGCCTTCAGGATCGTCCCGGGCGACCTGGGCACCAAGGGCGGCCTGCGCACGGACGCCCGGGCGCGCGTGCTGCGCCCGGACGGATCCGTCGTCCCCGGCCTGTACGCCGCCGGGAACGCCAGCGCGGCCGTCATGGGGCACAGCTACGCGGGCGCGGGCTCGACGATCGGACCGGCGATGACGTTCGGCTACATCGCCGCCCGGGACATCGCGGCGGCCACCGGAACCTGA
- a CDS encoding CGNR zinc finger domain-containing protein has protein sequence MNVDHVFVCGNPALDFAATLRARRTLRFEMFTSPERLDAWYLEAGIVDTVSPGTDTDLARAVAVREAVYELVTARRLQEPYDGTALATVNGAARRPPATPQLTAAGRRTDATPEEALSTVARHAVEVLSGPDVPLLKECGNPECTRVYIDRSRGMRRQWCGMESCGNKLKAAAYRARKKEARVPAGRTGTHAR, from the coding sequence GTGAATGTGGATCATGTCTTCGTGTGCGGAAACCCGGCCCTGGACTTCGCCGCGACCCTCCGCGCCCGCCGCACCCTGCGCTTCGAGATGTTCACGTCACCGGAGCGGCTGGACGCCTGGTACCTGGAGGCGGGGATCGTCGACACCGTCTCCCCCGGCACGGACACCGACCTCGCGCGGGCCGTCGCCGTACGGGAGGCCGTCTACGAGCTGGTCACCGCCCGGCGTCTCCAAGAGCCCTACGACGGCACGGCGCTCGCCACGGTGAACGGCGCGGCACGCAGGCCCCCGGCGACACCACAGCTCACCGCGGCGGGGCGGCGGACGGACGCCACACCGGAGGAAGCACTGTCCACGGTGGCGCGGCACGCCGTCGAGGTGCTCAGCGGTCCGGACGTTCCGCTGCTCAAAGAGTGCGGCAATCCCGAGTGCACCCGCGTCTACATCGACCGGTCCCGCGGGATGCGCAGGCAGTGGTGCGGCATGGAGTCCTGCGGGAACAAGCTGAAGGCTGCGGCGTACCGTGCCCGCAAGAAGGAGGCGCGGGTGCCCGCCGGACGGACCGGCACCCACGCCCGCTGA